Proteins encoded by one window of Cuniculiplasma divulgatum:
- a CDS encoding recombinase family protein has product MTLAFAYVRASTQEEVRQGSNERQKEVIRQCAEPRGYELEFFEDKAKSGKNTQRPEFERMLKSLDLRPKVVIVSKIDRFARSLSDLLRTLEYLDQKGVGFVSVNDPGIDTTTPNGRLLLQILGAFAEFERNIINSRTKAGREQAMNKGVKFGRPALKTRNGNFIDRRKVLELKGKGLSARAIAKSMECSVTPILSILKETP; this is encoded by the coding sequence ATGACACTCGCTTTTGCCTACGTAAGAGCCAGCACGCAGGAAGAGGTCAGGCAGGGCTCAAACGAGAGACAGAAGGAGGTAATCAGACAGTGCGCCGAGCCCAGAGGCTACGAGCTTGAATTCTTTGAAGACAAGGCAAAATCCGGGAAGAATACGCAGAGGCCCGAATTCGAAAGGATGCTGAAATCCCTTGACCTGAGGCCTAAAGTGGTCATAGTATCAAAGATCGACAGGTTTGCCCGATCCTTATCCGACCTGTTAAGAACGCTTGAATACCTTGACCAGAAGGGCGTAGGATTCGTCAGCGTCAATGACCCGGGCATAGATACCACCACCCCAAATGGAAGACTCCTGCTGCAAATTCTGGGCGCCTTTGCTGAATTTGAAAGGAACATAATCAATTCCCGCACCAAAGCTGGCAGAGAGCAGGCAATGAACAAGGGAGTTAAATTTGGAAGGCCTGCACTGAAAACCAGGAATGGGAACTTCATAGACAGGAGAAAGGTTCTAGAGCTGAAAGGAAAAGGTCTGTCCGCCAGAGCTATAGCGAAGTCCATGGAATGCTCAGTAACCCCGATACTGAGCATTCTTAAGGAAACCCCATAG
- a CDS encoding ParA family protein, with amino-acid sequence MIISIANQKGGCGKTTTAANLGALLGKKHRVLLVDIDPQGNLTTHFGINKAEQKHTIYDVMLNGRIEDAILQKDGIDIVPSTIDLAGAEVELTGKIGREYILDNELKKVARKYDFIIIDTPPSLGIFTINSLVASEYVLIPVQAEFFALEGLTQLMRVIKLVNSRLSRNLKLLGLVITMFNSRTRSSREVLDDVRKHYSKNLLKTIIPRNVTITDSTMAGSPIVKYRKNAPASKSYVALANEIERIVQVK; translated from the coding sequence ATGATCATATCCATCGCCAACCAGAAGGGAGGATGCGGTAAGACAACCACCGCAGCCAACCTCGGAGCATTGCTTGGGAAGAAACATCGCGTACTCTTAGTGGACATAGACCCGCAGGGAAATCTGACCACTCATTTTGGTATCAACAAAGCGGAGCAGAAGCATACAATCTATGATGTGATGCTCAACGGAAGGATTGAGGACGCAATCCTACAGAAAGACGGAATCGACATAGTGCCCAGCACCATCGATCTTGCGGGCGCAGAGGTGGAGCTAACCGGAAAAATTGGCCGTGAATACATCCTGGATAACGAGCTAAAGAAGGTAGCGAGGAAATACGACTTCATCATCATTGATACGCCGCCCAGCCTTGGGATATTCACCATCAACTCGCTGGTTGCATCCGAGTACGTTCTAATACCTGTACAGGCTGAATTCTTTGCCCTGGAGGGATTGACGCAACTCATGAGAGTCATAAAACTCGTGAATTCAAGGCTTTCAAGAAACCTGAAGCTGCTGGGATTGGTCATAACGATGTTCAATTCAAGAACAAGGTCTTCCAGGGAAGTTCTTGATGATGTCAGGAAGCATTATTCAAAGAACCTGCTTAAGACAATTATTCCAAGAAACGTGACCATAACGGATTCCACCATGGCAGGTTCTCCTATTGTAAAATACAGGAAAAATGCCCCTGCGTCAAAATCCTATGTTGCGCTTGCAAATGAAATAGAGAGAATAGTCCAGGTGAAATGA
- a CDS encoding Cdc6/Cdc18 family protein translates to MSMKDPISFVEAKVKERAKETSNIKNAIIFDMDFKPPRILIRSELNKVTNDLADYVNLNLPRHIIIYGSKGSGKTLSALTIASAFRESKSMPFFYVNARENPTSTKIYRKMTRIDSRGHDIDEVKSRLDSMLSGKSIVILDEVDFLQDYDVLYHLSRHTKANLILLTQKVYWYKDMNDESVKSSMQPDHIVFHEYNADEIREILKMRAEEGLNKFDREALGLLSAMLVREYRSDARIGIKALEILGRINKWNDDAVKSALRQAYVEVEGETLRNLGGRDLLILASLIKNQDTNKAYSEVTNINNFLVKGMSKSTFFQSVNYLQNLGLVTLIKKKIGRYYTMESQILL, encoded by the coding sequence ATGTCAATGAAAGACCCCATATCGTTTGTGGAGGCAAAGGTGAAGGAACGAGCCAAGGAGACGAGCAACATAAAGAATGCAATCATCTTCGACATGGACTTCAAGCCACCAAGAATACTCATAAGAAGCGAATTGAACAAGGTAACAAACGACCTTGCTGATTACGTTAACCTGAATCTTCCAAGGCACATAATCATCTATGGTTCCAAGGGTTCAGGAAAAACCCTTAGCGCGCTAACAATAGCATCCGCCTTCAGGGAGAGCAAATCCATGCCTTTCTTCTATGTGAATGCCAGAGAGAATCCCACTTCAACAAAGATCTATAGAAAGATGACAAGAATAGACAGCCGGGGTCACGACATAGACGAGGTGAAGAGCAGGCTCGATTCCATGCTCTCTGGGAAATCCATCGTCATTCTTGACGAAGTCGATTTCCTCCAGGATTATGACGTACTGTATCACTTATCCAGACACACAAAGGCCAATCTTATCCTATTAACGCAGAAGGTCTACTGGTACAAGGACATGAACGACGAAAGTGTCAAGAGTTCGATGCAACCTGACCACATAGTGTTCCATGAATACAACGCTGACGAGATTCGCGAAATATTGAAAATGAGGGCAGAGGAAGGCCTGAACAAGTTTGACAGGGAAGCTTTGGGACTGCTTTCGGCAATGCTCGTCAGGGAATACAGGAGCGATGCAAGAATAGGGATAAAAGCTCTTGAGATACTGGGCAGGATCAACAAATGGAACGATGACGCAGTTAAATCAGCATTAAGGCAGGCTTACGTTGAAGTGGAAGGCGAAACCCTCAGGAACCTTGGCGGCAGAGATTTATTGATTCTCGCCTCGTTGATCAAGAATCAGGACACCAACAAGGCATATTCAGAAGTAACAAATATCAACAATTTCCTTGTAAAGGGAATGAGCAAGTCAACATTCTTCCAGAGTGTCAACTACCTGCAGAACCTTGGCCTTGTCACGCTGATAAAGAAGAAGATAGGCAGATATTATACTATGGAGTCGCAAATATTATTATAG
- a CDS encoding DNA methyltransferase encodes MVRNEDEFYQDLKNIFIGAKVEGNSGFVNLMKIKSTYFEKILKFLKSDIEKETAEFPEFKEELFTKLHTFFRTYFSESGSIYFSYTPLKSKVYEKIYTNNQDVMLFWKTNMLYYVKTDNLYKTLSISCEIEGSEYTIKFDATQIEGKRSNEKRVLIFELESINDRTITFKPQYSEHGKETKVSEILKEFYRNNINITEDQLDGLFKTFKRQTEVDYFINKDAKAFLREQFDLWLKNYIFDDESDYSEKRLKQLKTLKYIAYKVIDFVAQFEDELVKIWNKPKFILNSNYVVTLDRIVQQEGGYQLLREIISHANFSEQVKEWVDLGIVKDDFKENSIIVAEGSSISVNSKYETLPIDTKYFKDMELKIIQLFSNLDAELDGYLIHGENYQVLRTIFPKWREKVELIYLDPPFNTGNDFIFLDNYQVSSWLTMIKNRLDILYPFLNPQGNLYLHLDHISEHYARILLDNTFGADNFRAKITWNTGENISGFKSQALNWIRQADFIHYYVKGPSPVFHKAYELLNREDANIGWLDVIGDNKKSLYVEKWNNGSFVRDSVKYRVKAKGTVWNDIYSFQYSEPRITESLSFASNQKPENLLRRIVQTSSNPQNLVLDCFLGSGTTTSVAQKLSRKWIGIEMGDYFNETYLDVVKISKTKAEEDSENNEELIERNNLSIIKVISETKNEMTVIMRKIGALGRMKIVLHGDKEFRAIHSPVVRRPHLSKDVNWNGGGFFKYYEVEQYEQALKNTHYSDSEPFFKLNTDDVYNQYVFLKDKKMIDRMEVDYKNNKIKIKYDEIYPNIDLAETLSNIKGKFIKRIEKDAVIFEDDEKVYFSEIDFQTIKPLIWW; translated from the coding sequence ATGGTCAGAAATGAAGATGAATTTTACCAAGACTTAAAGAATATTTTTATTGGTGCCAAAGTTGAGGGAAATTCTGGCTTTGTAAATTTAATGAAGATAAAGTCGACATATTTTGAAAAGATTCTCAAATTTTTGAAATCTGATATTGAAAAGGAAACGGCTGAATTCCCAGAATTCAAAGAAGAGTTATTTACTAAGCTCCATACATTCTTCAGAACTTACTTTTCAGAATCAGGAAGTATATATTTTAGTTATACGCCGTTAAAATCAAAAGTATATGAAAAAATATATACCAACAATCAGGACGTTATGCTTTTTTGGAAAACCAACATGCTTTACTATGTTAAGACTGACAATCTATACAAGACTTTATCAATTAGTTGCGAAATAGAAGGTTCAGAATATACAATCAAATTTGATGCAACTCAGATAGAGGGGAAGAGGTCTAACGAGAAAAGGGTACTAATCTTTGAGCTTGAGAGCATAAACGATAGAACCATAACGTTCAAACCGCAATATTCAGAACATGGAAAGGAAACAAAGGTATCTGAGATTTTAAAAGAGTTCTATAGAAACAACATAAATATAACTGAAGATCAACTAGATGGATTGTTCAAGACGTTTAAGAGACAGACAGAAGTCGACTATTTTATCAATAAAGATGCAAAGGCATTTTTGAGAGAGCAATTCGATCTATGGTTAAAGAATTACATTTTTGATGATGAGAGCGATTATTCGGAAAAGAGACTTAAACAGTTAAAAACCTTAAAATATATTGCTTACAAAGTAATTGATTTTGTTGCCCAATTTGAGGATGAACTGGTAAAAATATGGAATAAGCCTAAATTCATTCTAAACTCGAACTATGTCGTAACCTTAGACCGGATTGTGCAACAGGAGGGTGGTTACCAACTCCTTCGTGAAATAATAAGTCATGCTAATTTTTCTGAACAGGTTAAAGAATGGGTAGATTTAGGAATAGTCAAAGATGATTTTAAAGAGAATTCGATTATAGTTGCGGAAGGTTCTTCAATCAGTGTAAACAGCAAGTACGAAACCCTCCCCATCGATACCAAATATTTTAAAGATATGGAGCTAAAGATAATACAGCTATTTTCTAATTTAGACGCGGAGCTTGATGGGTACTTAATACACGGCGAAAATTATCAGGTTCTTAGGACAATTTTTCCCAAATGGAGGGAAAAAGTCGAATTGATTTATTTAGACCCCCCATTTAATACAGGTAACGATTTTATCTTCCTAGATAACTATCAAGTATCTTCTTGGTTGACAATGATCAAAAATAGACTTGACATTTTATATCCTTTCCTCAATCCACAAGGCAATCTATATCTACACCTTGACCACATATCAGAGCATTATGCGAGAATCTTGTTGGACAATACTTTCGGAGCTGATAACTTCAGAGCGAAGATAACATGGAATACGGGCGAAAATATATCTGGATTTAAGTCACAGGCATTAAACTGGATCCGCCAAGCTGACTTTATACACTACTATGTAAAAGGACCATCACCAGTTTTTCATAAAGCATATGAACTGCTAAATCGAGAAGATGCCAACATAGGTTGGTTGGATGTTATTGGCGATAATAAAAAGTCACTTTACGTAGAAAAATGGAACAACGGAAGCTTTGTTCGTGATAGTGTTAAGTATAGAGTTAAAGCCAAAGGTACGGTCTGGAACGACATCTATTCTTTCCAGTATAGCGAGCCCAGGATCACAGAGAGTTTATCATTTGCCAGTAACCAGAAACCGGAGAATTTGCTCAGACGGATTGTTCAAACTTCATCCAACCCACAAAATTTAGTGTTAGATTGCTTTCTTGGGAGTGGTACTACAACCAGTGTAGCTCAGAAGCTTTCAAGAAAGTGGATAGGAATAGAAATGGGAGACTACTTCAACGAAACCTACTTAGACGTGGTAAAAATAAGTAAAACAAAGGCTGAGGAGGATTCTGAAAACAATGAAGAGCTAATAGAACGAAATAATCTATCTATCATAAAAGTGATTTCTGAAACAAAGAATGAAATGACCGTTATCATGAGAAAAATTGGGGCACTTGGAAGAATGAAAATCGTATTGCATGGAGACAAAGAGTTCCGAGCTATCCATAGCCCTGTTGTCAGGCGGCCACATCTAAGCAAAGATGTAAATTGGAATGGGGGAGGATTTTTCAAGTACTATGAGGTGGAACAGTATGAGCAAGCACTAAAAAACACCCATTACAGTGATTCTGAGCCCTTTTTTAAGTTGAATACTGATGATGTTTACAATCAATATGTTTTCCTAAAAGATAAAAAAATGATTGACAGAATGGAAGTAGATTACAAGAATAATAAAATAAAGATCAAGTACGATGAGATTTATCCTAATATCGACCTCGCGGAGACTCTGTCTAATATTAAGGGAAAGTTCATCAAGCGAATAGAAAAAGATGCAGTTATCTTTGAGGACGATGAAAAAGTATACTTCTCAGAAATAGATTTCCAAACAATTAAACCCCTAATTTGGTGGTAG